One region of Oxalobacteraceae bacterium OTU3CAMAD1 genomic DNA includes:
- a CDS encoding acyl-CoA ligase (AMP-forming), exosortase A system-associated, whose translation MGCATSYLVHDFIFSSAERAPAAEALVDGARRLTYAQLATLTKRTCAALRARGARRGERVAVYMEKNIEHVAALFGAAAAGMVFVPVNPLLKPEQVAYILRDCDVRVLVTSADRLRQLAPSLGGCDSLHTVLALGAARAAAPVADIGQIRVLDWEAALAEADAAEANIDTANLPARRITDSDVAAILYTSGSTGQPKGVVLSHRNLVAGAASVASYLGNKAEDRILAVLPLSFDYGLSQLTTAFLSGACAVLINHLLPRDVLTAVIAERITGLAGVPPLWIQLAALDWPTVCTLRYLTNSGGAMPRATLDQLRARLPAAQPYLMYGLTEAFRSTFLPPAELDRRPDSMGKAIPNAEVLVLRPDGSECAPGEPGELVHRGPLVSLGYWNDAARTAERFKPYRSPLTGLMLPEMAVWSGDTVRRDEDGFLYFISRADEMIKTSGYRVSPGEVEAVLYAQGEVAEAAALGVPHPVLGQAIVVVVSVRDGRVLDEARLLAALKPHLPNYMLPHKIILADTSLPRNANGKIDRKLLSTQYLASFTAAAA comes from the coding sequence ATGGGCTGTGCTACGAGCTATCTGGTGCACGATTTTATTTTCTCCTCGGCCGAGCGCGCACCCGCCGCCGAAGCGTTGGTCGACGGCGCCCGGCGCCTCACCTATGCGCAACTTGCCACCCTGACCAAGCGCACTTGCGCGGCGCTGCGGGCGCGCGGCGCGCGGCGCGGCGAACGGGTCGCCGTCTACATGGAAAAGAATATCGAGCATGTCGCGGCGCTGTTCGGCGCCGCAGCAGCCGGCATGGTGTTCGTTCCCGTCAATCCATTGTTGAAGCCCGAGCAGGTCGCTTATATCCTGCGCGACTGCGACGTGCGCGTGCTGGTCACCAGCGCCGACCGGTTGCGCCAGCTCGCGCCCAGCCTGGGCGGCTGCGACAGCCTGCACACGGTGCTGGCGCTGGGCGCGGCGCGCGCGGCCGCACCGGTGGCCGATATCGGCCAGATCCGGGTGCTCGACTGGGAGGCGGCGCTGGCCGAAGCCGACGCCGCCGAGGCCAACATCGACACCGCCAACTTGCCGGCCCGCCGCATCACCGATTCCGACGTCGCCGCCATCCTGTACACCTCCGGCAGCACCGGGCAGCCCAAGGGCGTGGTGCTGTCGCACCGCAACCTGGTGGCCGGCGCGGCCAGCGTCGCCAGCTATCTGGGCAACAAGGCGGAGGACCGCATCCTGGCCGTGCTGCCGCTCAGCTTCGACTACGGTCTGAGCCAGCTGACCACCGCCTTCCTCAGCGGCGCCTGCGCGGTGCTGATCAACCACTTGCTGCCGCGCGACGTGCTCACTGCCGTGATCGCCGAACGCATCACCGGCCTGGCCGGCGTGCCGCCGCTGTGGATACAGCTGGCCGCGCTCGACTGGCCGACGGTGTGCACCCTGCGCTATCTCACCAATTCCGGCGGGGCCATGCCGCGCGCCACGCTCGACCAGCTGCGCGCCAGGCTGCCGGCCGCCCAACCCTATCTGATGTACGGCCTGACCGAGGCGTTCCGCTCGACCTTCCTGCCGCCGGCCGAGCTGGACCGCCGTCCCGATTCGATGGGCAAGGCCATCCCCAACGCCGAGGTGCTGGTGCTGCGCCCCGACGGCAGCGAATGCGCGCCCGGCGAGCCGGGCGAACTGGTGCACCGTGGACCGCTGGTGTCGCTCGGCTACTGGAACGACGCCGCGCGCACCGCCGAGCGCTTCAAACCCTACCGCTCGCCGCTGACGGGCCTGATGCTGCCGGAGATGGCGGTGTGGTCCGGCGACACCGTGCGCCGCGACGAGGACGGTTTCCTGTATTTCATCAGCCGCGCCGACGAGATGATCAAGACCTCCGGCTACCGGGTCAGCCCGGGCGAGGTGGAGGCGGTGCTGTACGCGCAGGGCGAGGTGGCCGAGGCCGCCGCGCTGGGCGTGCCGCATCCGGTGCTTGGCCAGGCGATCGTGGTCGTTGTGTCCGTGCGCGACGGACGCGTGCTCGACGAGGCGCGCCTGCTGGCCGCGCTCAAGCCGCACCTGCCCAACTACATGCTGCCGCATAAAATCATCCTGGCCGATACCAGCCTGCCGCGCAACGCCAACGGCAAGATCGACCGCAAGCTGCTCAGCACGCAATATCTGGCCAGCTTCACGGCAGCGGCAGCATGA
- a CDS encoding pyridoxal-dependent decarboxylase, exosortase A system-associated gives MSAESSRAASQAPVHAPLEQFPVRDDCLHVGGVPLTRLAAQLGQTPFYAYDRHAIARRVAELRAALPPGVQLHYAMKANPMPAVVHHLAGLVDGIDVASGNELRVALDTGVAPTDISFAGPGKGDGELACAVAAGVIINVESEAELDRIAMIGLRLDIRPQVALRVNPDFELKSSGMRMGGGARQFGIDAELVPALLQRLAAMPVDWHGLHIFSGSQNLKAAALQEAHQQTLALAMRLAEFAPRPMRLLNIGGGFGIPYFPGEQRLDVAAVGANLALLLPDVRRALPEAQIVIELGRYLVGEAGVYVSRVIERKVSRGQVFLVTDGGLHHHLSASGNFGQVIRKNYPVVIGNRVHGTARETVSVVGPLCTPLDLLADRMELAAAGPGDLVAVLQSGAYGLSASPGGFLSHPAALEVLVGQQDRDGAAS, from the coding sequence ATGAGCGCTGAATCGAGCCGGGCCGCGAGCCAGGCGCCGGTCCACGCACCGCTGGAGCAATTCCCCGTGCGCGACGACTGCCTGCACGTCGGCGGCGTGCCGCTGACGCGCCTGGCCGCGCAGCTGGGCCAAACCCCGTTCTACGCCTACGACCGCCACGCCATCGCGCGCCGCGTGGCCGAGCTGCGCGCGGCGCTGCCGCCTGGCGTGCAGCTGCACTACGCGATGAAGGCCAATCCGATGCCGGCAGTGGTGCACCACCTGGCCGGCCTGGTCGATGGCATCGACGTCGCCTCCGGCAACGAGCTGCGCGTGGCGCTCGACACCGGCGTGGCGCCGACCGACATCAGCTTCGCCGGTCCCGGCAAGGGCGACGGCGAACTGGCCTGCGCGGTGGCGGCCGGCGTGATCATCAACGTCGAGTCGGAAGCCGAGCTCGATCGGATCGCCATGATCGGCCTGCGGCTCGACATCCGTCCGCAGGTGGCGCTCCGCGTCAATCCCGATTTCGAACTCAAGTCGTCCGGCATGCGCATGGGCGGCGGCGCTCGCCAGTTCGGCATCGACGCCGAGCTGGTGCCGGCCTTGTTGCAGCGGCTGGCGGCGATGCCGGTCGACTGGCACGGCCTGCATATCTTCAGCGGCTCGCAGAACCTGAAGGCGGCGGCCTTGCAGGAAGCCCACCAGCAAACCCTGGCGCTGGCCATGCGCCTGGCCGAATTCGCGCCCCGTCCGATGCGGCTGCTGAACATCGGCGGCGGCTTCGGCATTCCCTATTTCCCCGGCGAGCAGCGGCTCGACGTGGCGGCGGTCGGCGCCAACCTGGCGCTGTTGCTGCCGGACGTGCGACGCGCGCTGCCGGAGGCACAGATCGTCATCGAACTGGGCCGCTACTTGGTCGGCGAGGCGGGCGTCTATGTCAGCCGTGTGATCGAGCGCAAGGTCTCGCGCGGGCAGGTGTTCCTGGTCACCGACGGCGGTTTGCACCATCACCTGTCGGCCTCCGGTAACTTCGGCCAGGTGATCCGCAAGAATTATCCGGTGGTGATCGGCAATCGCGTTCATGGCACGGCGCGCGAGACGGTGTCCGTCGTCGGGCCGCTGTGCACGCCGCTGGACCTGCTGGCCGACCGCATGGAATTGGCCGCCGCCGGTCCTGGCGACCTGGTGGCGGTGCTGCAATCGGGCGCCTATGGGTTGAGCGCAAGTCCCGGCGGCTTTCTCAGCCATCCGGCGGCGCTGGAAGTACTGGTCGGACAACAAGATCGCGATGGAGCGGCTTCATGA
- a CDS encoding asparagine synthase C-terminal domain-containing protein — protein sequence MSGICGWIGQGRDAGANRELAETMAAPLVGIDGQPPQIMAGAASAMAGAGVQCYEADGVRFMLWGEARLRGGADIIPGPAWTELWRGQGALALCEALTGAFALAVIDERAGEALLATDHMGSFPLLYQQQGETLVFASSAQALRRHPLTPAEIDPQGLYNYVFFHMIPAPGGIYRHQQRLLPGSCLHYRQGRIESHTYWRMRFDERVDTPFPQLKEEFRQVLRDSVRESVGNGKVGAFLSGGTDSSTLAGILCETGGAPAQTYSIGFSADGYDEMSYARLASRHFGTDHHEYYVTADDVVDIIPRMAKAFDQPFGNASAVPAYYCARMAAADGVTRMIGGDGGDELFGGNERYARQQVFALYQKVPALLREGLLEPALNHFPGADRVALLRKARSYVAQASVPMPARLETYNLLNRYGAAEVFEPGLLAGANPGRPLDELAASYGQSDAGSLINRMLALDLKITLADNDLPKVRGACALAGVEAAFPFLSESMVAFSSRLTPRQKLNGSQLRYFFKQALDDFLPQEIIHKEKHGFGLPFGVWMQQYPRLNELAGDSLQSLRRRGVVRGEFIDKLLGHHVREHAGYHGTMVWVLLMLEQWYQQHQETRN from the coding sequence ATGAGTGGAATCTGTGGGTGGATAGGGCAGGGCCGCGACGCCGGCGCTAACCGTGAGCTGGCCGAGACGATGGCCGCGCCGCTGGTGGGCATCGACGGCCAGCCGCCGCAAATCATGGCGGGCGCGGCCAGCGCCATGGCCGGCGCCGGCGTGCAATGCTACGAGGCCGATGGCGTGCGCTTCATGCTGTGGGGCGAGGCCCGGCTGCGTGGCGGCGCCGATATCATCCCGGGCCCGGCCTGGACAGAACTATGGCGCGGGCAGGGCGCGCTGGCCTTGTGCGAAGCGCTGACCGGCGCCTTCGCGCTGGCCGTCATCGACGAGCGCGCCGGCGAGGCCTTGCTGGCGACCGATCACATGGGCAGCTTCCCGCTGCTGTATCAGCAGCAGGGCGAGACCCTGGTGTTCGCCAGCTCGGCCCAGGCGCTGCGCCGCCACCCGCTGACGCCGGCCGAGATCGATCCGCAGGGCTTGTACAACTACGTTTTCTTCCACATGATTCCGGCGCCGGGCGGCATCTACCGGCACCAGCAGCGCTTGCTGCCTGGCAGCTGCCTGCATTACCGCCAGGGACGGATCGAGTCGCACACCTACTGGCGCATGCGCTTCGACGAGCGGGTCGACACGCCGTTTCCCCAACTCAAAGAGGAATTCCGCCAGGTGCTGCGCGACAGCGTGCGCGAGAGTGTGGGCAACGGCAAGGTCGGCGCCTTCCTCAGCGGCGGCACCGACAGCTCGACCCTGGCCGGCATCCTGTGCGAGACGGGCGGCGCGCCGGCGCAAACCTATTCGATCGGCTTCTCGGCCGACGGCTACGACGAAATGTCCTACGCCCGCCTGGCCTCGCGCCATTTCGGCACCGACCACCACGAATACTATGTGACGGCCGACGACGTCGTCGACATCATCCCGCGCATGGCGAAGGCTTTCGACCAGCCGTTCGGCAACGCCTCGGCCGTGCCCGCGTATTACTGCGCGCGCATGGCGGCGGCCGACGGCGTCACGCGCATGATCGGCGGTGACGGCGGCGACGAGCTGTTCGGCGGCAATGAGCGCTACGCCCGCCAGCAAGTGTTCGCGCTGTACCAGAAGGTGCCGGCGCTGCTGCGCGAGGGCTTGCTCGAGCCTGCGCTCAATCATTTCCCCGGCGCCGACCGCGTGGCGCTGTTGCGCAAGGCGCGCAGCTACGTGGCGCAGGCGTCGGTGCCGATGCCGGCCCGGCTGGAAACCTACAACCTGCTCAACCGCTATGGCGCGGCCGAGGTGTTCGAGCCGGGCCTGCTGGCCGGCGCCAACCCCGGGCGTCCGCTGGACGAACTGGCGGCGTCCTACGGCCAGAGCGACGCTGGCAGCCTGATCAACCGCATGCTGGCGCTCGACCTGAAGATCACCTTGGCCGACAACGATCTACCGAAGGTGCGCGGCGCCTGCGCGCTGGCCGGCGTCGAGGCCGCGTTCCCGTTCCTGAGCGAATCGATGGTGGCGTTCTCGTCCCGCTTGACGCCGCGCCAGAAACTCAACGGCAGCCAGTTGCGCTATTTCTTCAAGCAGGCGCTCGACGACTTCCTGCCGCAGGAAATCATCCATAAGGAAAAGCACGGCTTCGGCTTGCCGTTCGGCGTCTGGATGCAGCAGTATCCGCGACTGAACGAGCTGGCCGGCGACAGTCTGCAATCGCTGCGCCGGCGCGGCGTCGTGCGCGGCGAGTTCATCGACAAGCTGCTCGGCCATCACGTGCGAGAGCACGCCGGCTACCACGGCACGATGGTGTGGGTGTTGCTGATGCTGGAGCAGTGGTACCAGCAGCATCAAGAAACCCGGAACTGA
- a CDS encoding hydrolase 1, exosortase A system-associated, whose protein sequence is MRYEEQAVAFRCGGEQLHGVLSLPEQPSPRGVLIIVGGPQYRAGSHRQFTLLARTLAARGIPVQRFDYRGMGDSEGAQRDFSDVELDVRAAVDHFMTAVPGMREVVLWGLCDGASAALFYAGQDARVRGLVLLNPWVRTEAGAARATLKHYYRGRLLQGELWRKLFSGQFDAGAAWRSLRQLLAASGASGKPQAEADAPPADLPSRMLASWSRFKGPVLLILSGADLTAREFTDLADASPAWQNLLKRAGTTRHELDEADHTFSRRAWRDQVADWTANWVHTW, encoded by the coding sequence ATGCGCTATGAAGAACAAGCCGTGGCCTTCCGCTGCGGCGGTGAACAGCTTCACGGCGTGCTCAGCCTGCCGGAGCAGCCGTCGCCGCGCGGCGTGCTGATCATTGTCGGCGGGCCGCAATACCGCGCCGGCAGCCACCGCCAGTTCACCCTGCTGGCGCGCACGCTGGCGGCGCGCGGCATCCCGGTGCAACGCTTCGACTATCGCGGCATGGGTGACAGCGAAGGCGCGCAGCGCGACTTCAGCGATGTCGAGCTCGACGTGCGCGCGGCGGTCGATCATTTCATGACGGCAGTGCCTGGCATGCGCGAGGTGGTGCTGTGGGGCTTGTGCGACGGCGCCTCGGCGGCGCTGTTTTACGCCGGCCAGGACGCCCGCGTGCGCGGCCTGGTGCTGCTCAACCCCTGGGTGCGCACCGAAGCGGGCGCGGCGCGCGCCACGCTCAAGCATTATTACCGTGGCCGCCTGTTGCAGGGCGAACTGTGGCGCAAGCTGTTCAGCGGGCAGTTCGACGCCGGCGCCGCCTGGCGCTCGCTGCGCCAACTGCTGGCGGCCAGCGGGGCCAGCGGCAAGCCGCAGGCCGAAGCCGACGCCCCACCGGCGGACCTGCCCTCGCGCATGCTGGCGAGCTGGTCGCGCTTCAAGGGACCGGTGCTGCTGATCCTCAGCGGCGCCGACCTGACGGCCAGGGAATTCACCGACCTGGCCGACGCGTCCCCCGCATGGCAAAACCTGCTGAAGCGGGCGGGCACCACACGACACGAACTCGACGAAGCCGACCACACTTTTTCCCGTCGCGCATGGCGCGACCAGGTCGCCGACTGGACTGCAAACTGGGTGCACACATGGTAG
- a CDS encoding hydrolase 2, exosortase A system-associated, translating to MNNGAAEAFFLPADNQAGGQRYCLYQPAVGACRGALVYVPPFAEEMNKSRRMAALLALELARQGIATLRIDLHGCGDSSGDFADARWESWRDDIGLASAWLEQRSGNRPALLGLRLGALLAMDYAANAPEADAPRQLILWQPVLDGATFLTQFLRLRMAGAMMSATGAADNSTAALRTMLAAGQSLEVAGYELSPELALAIDGLKLAPLGRAGCALHWFDVGQPERAQSPATDKALAALRERGVEVDLTRIDGPAFWGSQEIATCQPLLEATAALASWFALESADAL from the coding sequence ATGAACAACGGGGCGGCCGAGGCGTTCTTTCTGCCGGCAGACAATCAGGCCGGCGGGCAACGCTATTGCCTGTACCAGCCGGCCGTCGGCGCCTGCCGTGGCGCCCTGGTCTATGTGCCGCCGTTCGCCGAGGAAATGAACAAGTCGCGGCGCATGGCCGCCCTGCTGGCGCTGGAATTGGCAAGGCAAGGCATCGCCACCCTGCGCATCGACCTGCACGGATGCGGCGACAGCAGCGGCGATTTTGCCGACGCCCGCTGGGAAAGCTGGCGCGACGATATCGGCCTCGCCAGCGCCTGGCTGGAACAGCGCAGCGGCAACCGCCCGGCGCTGCTCGGGCTGCGCCTGGGCGCCCTGCTTGCGATGGACTACGCGGCCAACGCGCCGGAAGCCGATGCGCCGCGTCAACTGATCCTGTGGCAGCCCGTGCTGGACGGCGCCACCTTCCTCACGCAATTCCTGCGCCTGCGCATGGCCGGCGCGATGATGAGCGCGACGGGCGCGGCGGACAATTCCACCGCCGCCCTGCGTACGATGCTGGCGGCCGGGCAATCGCTGGAAGTCGCCGGCTACGAACTGTCGCCGGAACTGGCGCTGGCCATCGACGGCCTGAAGCTGGCGCCGCTCGGCCGCGCCGGTTGCGCCCTGCACTGGTTCGACGTCGGCCAGCCGGAGCGCGCGCAGTCGCCCGCCACGGACAAGGCGCTGGCGGCGCTGCGCGAGCGCGGCGTCGAGGTCGACCTGACCCGGATCGACGGACCGGCATTCTGGGGCAGCCAGGAAATCGCCACCTGCCAACCACTGCTGGAGGCCACCGCCGCGCTGGCCTCGTGGTTCGCGTTGGAGAGCGCCGATGCGCTATGA
- a CDS encoding aminotransferase class I/II-fold pyridoxal phosphate-dependent enzyme, which yields MLNVNQDVGFQPAVGGAQAASAPPPASPIPLRPVLSTASFLHRGHPAVRSIVDAGPARLVTSGRVAIALALREMTVGAGDEVLVPAYHCASMIEPVIWSGAQPVFYRILRNTEIDLEDLARRVTPRTKVLMATNYFGFPQPLDKLRAFCDGHGIKLLEDCAHSFLGEYQGKPLGSFGDYAIASSMKFLPIYEGGCLVSARHSLDGVRLRSAGAGFEAKVAINALEEGCQYHRLGLLRHLLALPMALKNALWQRMKARNPARAQPLSPGSSEGGFSFDPAWLDKRSSVYSRLMLRLVSRRRMGALRRRHYLRLHAALADLPGCRPLFPALPDNVYPWVFPLWVEQPRQVFAALKRGAVPVLRFGEFLWPDAGAAVCDASVELSRHVMQFPCHQELRDDELEWMIVQIRAALTAGAQA from the coding sequence ATGTTGAATGTCAATCAGGATGTCGGTTTCCAGCCGGCCGTTGGCGGCGCGCAAGCCGCATCCGCACCACCGCCGGCCTCGCCGATTCCACTTCGGCCCGTGCTGTCCACCGCGTCCTTCCTGCACCGTGGGCATCCCGCCGTGCGCTCCATCGTCGATGCCGGACCGGCGCGCCTGGTCACCAGCGGGCGGGTCGCCATCGCGCTGGCGCTGAGGGAAATGACGGTCGGCGCCGGCGACGAGGTGCTGGTGCCGGCCTACCATTGCGCGTCGATGATCGAGCCGGTGATCTGGTCGGGCGCGCAGCCGGTGTTCTACCGCATCCTGCGCAACACCGAGATCGACCTGGAGGACCTGGCGCGCCGGGTCACGCCGCGCACCAAGGTGCTGATGGCCACCAATTACTTCGGCTTTCCCCAACCGCTCGACAAGCTGCGGGCGTTTTGCGACGGCCACGGCATCAAACTGCTGGAAGACTGCGCGCACTCCTTCCTGGGCGAATACCAGGGCAAGCCGCTGGGCTCGTTCGGCGACTACGCCATCGCCAGCAGCATGAAATTCCTTCCTATATATGAAGGCGGCTGCCTGGTGTCGGCGCGCCATTCGCTGGACGGCGTGCGGCTGCGCTCGGCCGGTGCCGGATTCGAGGCCAAGGTGGCCATCAACGCGCTGGAGGAAGGTTGTCAGTACCACCGCCTGGGCCTGCTGCGCCACCTGCTGGCGCTGCCGATGGCGCTCAAGAACGCGCTGTGGCAACGCATGAAGGCGCGCAATCCGGCGCGCGCGCAACCGCTGTCGCCGGGCTCGTCGGAAGGCGGTTTCAGTTTCGATCCGGCCTGGCTGGACAAACGTTCGTCGGTGTATTCGCGGCTGATGCTGCGGCTGGTGTCGCGGCGCCGCATGGGCGCGCTGCGCCGGCGCCACTATCTACGACTGCACGCGGCGCTGGCCGACCTGCCCGGCTGCCGGCCGCTGTTTCCGGCCTTGCCGGACAACGTCTATCCCTGGGTGTTTCCGTTGTGGGTGGAGCAACCAAGACAAGTCTTCGCCGCGCTCAAGCGCGGCGCCGTGCCAGTCCTGCGCTTCGGCGAATTCCTGTGGCCGGACGCGGGCGCGGCCGTGTGCGACGCCAGCGTCGAGCTGTCGCGCCACGTGATGCAGTTTCCCTGTCACCAGGAGTTGCGCGACGATGAGCTGGAATGGATGATCGTCCAGATCCGCGCGGCGCTGACGGCGGGAGCGCAGGCATGA
- a CDS encoding GNAT family N-acetyltransferase, translating to MDDRPDPRGADGGSAGMSWSLVPAARFADHAATWSGLNIAGPAAPLLSPEFVLPLLKEFGSGNEWLAMWRKDNEVVVMTIVCPRRAGVWETFQPSQAPVTLWLEQPGALAPEDLPRLLDALIRTLPGGALLLGMTQCDPAVTRQPEDSDRITVLPYLDTARVALQGEFADYWNGRGKNLRANMKKQRAKLLKEGIATRMEVTRDAEGMAAAVADFGRLESAGWKSKEGTSVHLDNAQGRFYRAMLEGMAKRGNAAVYRYWFDDRLVAVNLCVEGGDSVIILKTTYDESLGSQYSPAFLLLEELCQHLFALRRFKGLEFYGKVMEWHRRWSDEVRTLYHVNSYRWSGLRRLHHAWQRRAEHRNLAAATPAGAATATTAATTEQSME from the coding sequence ATGGATGATCGTCCAGATCCGCGCGGCGCTGACGGCGGGAGCGCAGGCATGAGCTGGTCGCTGGTGCCGGCCGCCCGCTTCGCCGACCACGCCGCCACTTGGTCCGGGCTGAACATCGCCGGACCGGCCGCGCCATTGCTGTCGCCCGAATTCGTGCTACCGCTGCTGAAGGAGTTCGGCAGCGGTAACGAATGGCTGGCCATGTGGCGCAAGGACAACGAAGTGGTCGTGATGACCATCGTTTGCCCGCGCCGCGCAGGCGTCTGGGAAACCTTTCAACCGTCGCAGGCGCCGGTCACCTTGTGGCTGGAACAACCTGGCGCGCTGGCGCCGGAGGATTTGCCGCGCCTGCTCGACGCCCTGATCCGTACCCTGCCCGGCGGCGCCTTGTTGCTCGGCATGACCCAGTGCGATCCGGCCGTCACCCGCCAACCGGAGGACAGCGACCGCATCACCGTGCTGCCCTATCTGGACACCGCCCGCGTGGCGCTGCAGGGCGAGTTCGCCGATTACTGGAACGGGCGCGGCAAGAACCTGCGTGCCAACATGAAGAAGCAGCGGGCCAAACTGCTCAAGGAAGGCATCGCCACCCGCATGGAAGTCACGCGCGACGCGGAGGGCATGGCCGCCGCCGTGGCCGACTTCGGCCGGCTCGAAAGCGCCGGCTGGAAATCCAAGGAAGGCACCTCGGTGCACCTCGACAACGCCCAAGGCCGGTTCTACCGCGCCATGCTCGAAGGCATGGCGAAACGCGGCAACGCCGCCGTCTACCGCTACTGGTTCGACGACCGCCTGGTCGCGGTCAACCTGTGCGTCGAGGGCGGCGACAGCGTCATCATCCTGAAAACCACCTACGACGAGTCGCTGGGCAGCCAATACAGCCCGGCTTTCCTGCTGCTGGAAGAACTTTGTCAGCATTTGTTTGCGCTACGTCGTTTCAAGGGACTTGAATTCTATGGCAAGGTGATGGAGTGGCACCGCCGCTGGAGCGACGAAGTGCGCACCTTGTACCACGTCAACAGTTACCGCTGGTCCGGACTGCGCCGCCTGCACCACGCGTGGCAACGGCGCGCCGAACACCGCAACCTGGCGGCCGCCACCCCGGCCGGGGCAGCAACAGCGACAACAGCCGCAACAACCGAACAATCAATGGAGTAG
- a CDS encoding acyl carrier protein translates to MQLESVKTILGDVLSLGPSAQALTRDSALLGSIPELDSMAVVQLLAALEEHYGFTIEDDDISAHTFATVGSLTDFVNDKMMAA, encoded by the coding sequence ATGCAACTGGAATCCGTCAAAACCATCCTCGGCGACGTACTGAGCCTGGGGCCGTCCGCACAGGCGCTCACGCGCGACTCGGCCTTGCTGGGCAGCATCCCCGAGCTCGACTCGATGGCCGTGGTGCAATTGCTGGCCGCGCTGGAGGAGCACTACGGCTTCACCATCGAGGACGACGACATCAGCGCCCACACCTTCGCCACCGTCGGCAGCCTGACCGACTTCGTCAACGACAAGATGATGGCGGCATGA
- a CDS encoding glycosyltransferase, translating into MVETATSKKVLMIAFHYPPMRGSSGIQRTLKFSQYLPEWGWKPVLLSAHPRAYSNPGDDQMGEIPADVPVCRAFALDTARHLSLRGRYSSLMALPDRWVSWLLGAVPAGLRLIRQHRPQVLWSTYPIATAHLIAYVLQRLSGLPWVADLRDPMTDIGYPENPLTRKVYLWIERRTVERCTVAVCTTPGAIQTYRQRFPHLPAERFRLVENGYDEENFIDAQRNGAIGATSPPPPSADRPLVLLHSGVIYPSERDPAPLFAAMAALRRQGLIGPATLKLVLRATGHDAFLAGLLATHGLEDMVTIAPHQPYRAALTEMLTVDALLILQASNCNHQIPAKLYEYMRASRPILALTDAGGDTAATLRASGIDTIAALDSEEDIMQTLPRFLSLVREGKAPLPPASVVAAHSRHARSAVLAQLLDDVAGAPVAFKAGAAAA; encoded by the coding sequence ATGGTAGAGACGGCAACGTCCAAAAAAGTGTTGATGATCGCCTTCCACTACCCGCCGATGCGCGGCAGCAGCGGTATTCAACGCACGCTGAAGTTCTCGCAATACCTGCCCGAATGGGGCTGGAAGCCGGTGCTGTTGTCGGCGCATCCGCGCGCCTACAGCAATCCCGGTGACGACCAGATGGGCGAGATCCCCGCCGACGTGCCAGTGTGCCGCGCCTTCGCGCTCGACACGGCGCGCCACCTGTCGCTGCGCGGCCGCTACTCGAGCCTGATGGCGCTGCCCGACCGCTGGGTGTCGTGGCTGCTGGGCGCGGTGCCGGCCGGGCTGCGGCTGATCCGCCAACATCGTCCGCAGGTGCTGTGGTCGACCTATCCGATCGCCACCGCCCACCTGATCGCCTACGTGCTGCAGCGCCTGTCGGGCCTGCCGTGGGTGGCCGACCTGCGCGACCCGATGACCGATATCGGCTATCCGGAAAATCCGCTCACGCGCAAGGTCTACCTGTGGATAGAACGGCGCACCGTCGAGCGCTGCACGGTGGCCGTGTGCACCACGCCGGGCGCGATCCAGACCTACCGGCAACGCTTCCCGCACCTGCCCGCCGAACGCTTCCGTCTGGTGGAGAACGGCTACGACGAGGAAAATTTCATCGACGCCCAGCGCAATGGCGCCATCGGCGCCACAAGCCCGCCACCACCGTCCGCCGACCGTCCGCTGGTGCTGCTGCACAGCGGCGTCATCTATCCGTCCGAGCGCGACCCGGCGCCCTTGTTCGCCGCCATGGCCGCGCTGCGGCGCCAGGGACTGATCGGCCCGGCCACCTTGAAGCTGGTGCTGCGTGCCACCGGTCACGACGCCTTCCTGGCCGGCTTGCTGGCGACCCACGGACTGGAGGACATGGTCACCATCGCCCCGCACCAGCCCTACCGCGCCGCGCTGACGGAAATGCTCACCGTCGACGCGCTGCTGATACTGCAGGCGTCGAACTGCAACCACCAGATTCCGGCCAAACTATACGAATACATGCGCGCCAGCCGCCCGATCCTGGCGCTGACCGACGCCGGCGGCGACACCGCCGCCACCCTGCGCGCGTCCGGCATCGACACGATCGCCGCGCTCGACTCCGAGGAGGACATCATGCAAACACTGCCGCGTTTCCTGTCGCTGGTGCGCGAAGGCAAGGCGCCATTGCCGCCGGCGTCCGTGGTCGCCGCTCATTCCCGCCACGCGCGCAGCGCCGTGCTGGCCCAATTGCTGGACGATGTGGCCGGTGCCCCGGTGGCGTTCAAGGCCGGGGCGGCGGCGGCATGA